The following proteins are encoded in a genomic region of Shinella zoogloeoides:
- the deoC gene encoding deoxyribose-phosphate aldolase, which produces MDPIEAVRVNLSAAERRTASLGGRRTVKKEWQAAWLVRAIECIDLTTLNGDDTEGRVRRLCAKARQPLREDLQAALGLADRRVTTGAVCVYHRFVATAVDALDGSDIPVAAVSTGFPAGLSPMETRLKEIEASVADGAEEIDIVITREHVLRGNWQALYDEVKACKEACGPAHMKTILATGDLQTLRNVSRASWVAMMAGSDFIKTSTGKEGVNATLPVTLIMLRAIRDYREMTGHVVGYKPAGGISTAKDAMAYLALMKEELGNDWLQPNLFRFGASSLLSDIERQLEHYVTGRYAAFSHHAMA; this is translated from the coding sequence ATGGATCCCATCGAGGCGGTGCGAGTCAACCTGTCGGCCGCCGAGCGCCGCACGGCCTCGCTGGGCGGGCGCCGCACGGTCAAGAAGGAATGGCAGGCGGCCTGGCTGGTGCGCGCCATCGAATGCATCGACCTCACGACGCTGAACGGCGACGACACGGAGGGCCGTGTGCGCCGTCTCTGCGCCAAGGCCCGCCAGCCGCTGCGCGAGGACCTGCAGGCCGCCCTCGGCCTTGCGGATCGCCGCGTCACCACGGGCGCGGTCTGCGTCTACCACCGTTTCGTCGCCACCGCCGTCGATGCGCTTGATGGCAGCGATATTCCGGTTGCGGCCGTCTCCACCGGCTTCCCGGCCGGCCTGTCGCCGATGGAAACGCGGCTCAAGGAGATCGAGGCCTCGGTCGCCGACGGGGCGGAGGAGATCGATATCGTCATCACGCGCGAGCATGTGCTGCGCGGCAACTGGCAGGCGCTCTACGACGAGGTGAAGGCCTGCAAGGAAGCCTGCGGCCCGGCGCATATGAAGACCATCCTCGCCACCGGTGACCTTCAGACGCTGCGCAATGTCTCGCGCGCTTCCTGGGTGGCGATGATGGCGGGTTCCGATTTCATCAAGACCTCGACGGGCAAGGAAGGCGTCAACGCCACGCTGCCGGTGACGCTGATCATGCTGCGCGCCATCCGCGACTACCGGGAGATGACCGGCCATGTCGTCGGCTACAAGCCGGCCGGCGGCATCTCCACCGCCAAGGACGCGATGGCCTATCTCGCGCTGATGAAGGAGGAGCTCGGCAACGACTGGCTCCAGCCGAACCTTTTCCGCTTCGGCGCCTCCTCGCTGCTTTCCGATATCGAGCGGCAGCTCGAGCACTATGTCACCGGTCGCTACGCGGCCTTCAGCCACCACGCCATGGCCTAG
- a CDS encoding GntR family transcriptional regulator, producing the protein MSIERNSPIPLYFQLAETLRGAIESGAYPPGSKLPTEGELCETYDVSRSVVRQALQSLAHDNLIETERGRGAFVLERKVPIALVQQLDPLLESMAKAGFKLTTRVLKQERIRPPAHVAEEIGENDAIFLERMRYADGVVFLVVRNYLPYSRFPELLHSNELENVSLYQYLAKRYNAVATTGKRQVELARIDEEAIASQLQVEMNSYVLFNREVTYDQNKQVLEYYESWHHPDRTRLTIDLHRTY; encoded by the coding sequence ATGAGCATCGAACGCAATTCCCCCATCCCTCTCTATTTCCAGCTCGCCGAAACGCTGAGGGGCGCGATCGAATCCGGCGCCTATCCGCCTGGCAGCAAGCTGCCGACCGAAGGCGAGCTTTGCGAGACCTACGATGTTTCGCGCAGCGTCGTACGGCAAGCGCTGCAATCGCTCGCGCATGACAACCTGATCGAGACCGAGCGCGGCCGCGGCGCCTTCGTGCTGGAGCGCAAGGTGCCCATCGCCCTCGTCCAGCAGCTCGATCCGCTGCTCGAAAGCATGGCCAAGGCCGGCTTCAAGCTGACGACCCGGGTGCTGAAACAGGAGCGCATCCGTCCGCCCGCCCATGTGGCCGAAGAGATCGGCGAGAACGACGCCATCTTTCTGGAGCGCATGCGCTATGCCGACGGCGTGGTCTTCCTGGTCGTGCGCAACTACCTGCCCTATTCGCGCTTTCCCGAGCTGCTGCACTCGAACGAGCTGGAGAACGTCTCGCTCTACCAGTACCTCGCCAAGCGTTACAATGCCGTGGCGACCACCGGCAAGCGACAGGTGGAGCTCGCCCGCATCGACGAGGAAGCCATCGCCAGCCAGTTGCAGGTGGAGATGAACAGCTACGTCCTGTTCAACCGCGAAGTGACCTACGACCAGAACAAGCAGGTGCTCGAATATTACGAATCCTGGCACCATCCCGACCGCACGCGGCTGACCATCGACCTGCACCGGACCTATTGA
- a CDS encoding xylulokinase, with product MYLGIDLGTGSVKALLIDDDGRTVAEASQAYAVSSPVPGHAETAPADWWAGTVAAVRACCAGRGAAVRGIGLSGQAHGLVVLDDAEKPLRPAILWADQRATAEMDAVLALPEAVRRPLANPVVSGMAGLSLLWLRHNEPATYAAIRRILSPKDWLRLVLTGEVATEPSDASMTLLYEIDGDRWATDFLNALSLDPAVLAPVVESQSVAGRLTTAAAAELGLPAGTPVAAGLSDTASCLFGMGQTRPGSTILQVGSGIQIMSVVESIEPRVQPFYNSYRGIGRSLYSMAALQNGGTVFEWARTVLGASWAEMYRAGFDENEGNGGIVFLPYAAGERAPLLDPNAAAAWAYMRLGCTRGQLIRSVFEGVALAVRDSWDAMRGVGVSADRILLTGGGSTDPRWRQLLADILQMPLVPAHELGNATIGAAYLGGIAAGHWQGVEDIPFPDQLGETVEPRPFKGLDELLALFRATYRGLKQA from the coding sequence ATGTATCTCGGCATCGATCTCGGCACCGGCTCGGTCAAGGCACTTCTGATCGATGACGACGGCAGGACCGTCGCGGAGGCCTCGCAGGCCTATGCCGTTTCCTCGCCCGTGCCGGGCCATGCCGAGACCGCGCCGGCCGACTGGTGGGCCGGAACGGTCGCGGCCGTGCGCGCCTGCTGCGCCGGGCGCGGCGCGGCGGTGCGCGGCATCGGCCTGTCGGGCCAAGCGCATGGGCTCGTCGTGCTCGACGACGCGGAAAAGCCCCTGCGCCCCGCCATCCTGTGGGCCGACCAGCGCGCCACGGCGGAAATGGACGCGGTGCTCGCCTTGCCGGAGGCGGTGCGCCGCCCGCTCGCCAATCCCGTCGTCAGCGGCATGGCCGGCCTTTCGCTGCTGTGGCTTCGGCACAACGAGCCCGCCACCTATGCCGCCATCCGCCGCATCCTCTCGCCGAAGGACTGGCTGCGGCTGGTGCTGACCGGCGAGGTTGCGACGGAACCCTCCGACGCGTCGATGACGCTGCTCTACGAGATCGACGGCGACCGCTGGGCGACGGATTTCCTGAACGCCCTGTCGCTCGATCCAGCCGTCCTCGCCCCCGTCGTGGAATCGCAGTCGGTCGCCGGCCGGCTGACGACTGCCGCGGCGGCGGAGCTCGGCCTTCCCGCCGGCACGCCGGTCGCCGCCGGTCTTTCCGATACCGCCTCCTGCCTCTTCGGCATGGGGCAGACCAGGCCCGGTTCCACCATTCTCCAGGTCGGTTCGGGCATCCAGATCATGTCGGTGGTCGAGAGTATCGAGCCGCGCGTCCAGCCCTTCTACAACAGCTACCGCGGCATCGGCCGCAGCCTCTATTCCATGGCGGCGCTACAAAACGGCGGCACGGTCTTCGAATGGGCCCGCACCGTGCTCGGCGCCTCTTGGGCGGAAATGTACCGCGCCGGCTTCGACGAGAACGAGGGCAATGGCGGCATCGTCTTCCTGCCCTATGCGGCTGGCGAGCGCGCGCCGCTGCTCGATCCGAACGCGGCGGCGGCCTGGGCCTATATGCGCCTCGGCTGCACGCGCGGCCAGCTCATCCGCTCGGTCTTCGAGGGCGTCGCCCTTGCCGTCCGCGATAGCTGGGATGCCATGCGCGGCGTCGGCGTTTCCGCCGACCGGATACTGCTCACCGGCGGCGGCAGCACGGATCCGCGCTGGCGGCAATTGCTGGCGGACATCCTGCAGATGCCGCTGGTGCCGGCGCACGAACTCGGCAATGCGACCATCGGCGCCGCCTATCTCGGCGGCATCGCCGCCGGCCATTGGCAGGGCGTCGAGGACATTCCCTTCCCCGATCAGCTCGGCGAGACCGTCGAGCCGCGGCCCTTCAAGGGGCTGGACGAGCTTCTGGCCCTGTTCCGCGCGACCTATCGCGGCCTGAAGCAGGCCTGA
- the tkt gene encoding transketolase: MSDRRDLANAIRFLTVDVVQKANSGHPGTAMGMADIAEVLWNDFLRHNPANPKWLNRDRFVQSNGHGSMLTYSLLHLSGYGLTVQDLKDHRKLHSKTPGHPEYGITAGVETTTGPLGQGFANAVGMALAERKLAQEFNREGFPVVDHFTYVFVGDGCLMEGVAQEAASLAGTLKLNKLIAVYDDNKISIDGETPGWFADDTPARFRALGWNVIADVDGHDFDAIAAAFTAARRSPDKPTMICCKTIIGYGSPNKQGKEEVHGAPLGVDEVTLTREHLGWPHEAFVVPDAIMQAWDARPRGEKAEAEWNALFAAYRAQHPALAAELERRTAGRLPEGFDTAVSAEVERILGGEPVKQPVRKASNRVLGNLLKGLPEVIGGSADVSLSTLAWTGEARSITPEDFSGNFVHYGVREFGMSAMMNGMAAHGGLIPYGACYLVFSDYSRNAVRLSALMGLKAVFLYTHDSIGVGEDGPTHQPCEQLVALRAIPTMSLWRPGSELEALVAWESAMKREGPSVIVAARQDGAVFAHKAGDLEGIRKGGYILKDAAGKPDVVLAATGSELGLVLEAAKVLEGEGRAVRVVSIPNGNLFARQDRAYQDSVLSFGTPAVFVEAASPLYWYQFLKGPGVVVGVDRFGESAPGPEIYRAMNLTAERVVSEAAQLLA, translated from the coding sequence ATGTCTGACCGCCGCGACCTGGCGAACGCCATTCGTTTCCTGACCGTCGATGTCGTGCAAAAAGCCAATTCCGGCCATCCCGGCACGGCCATGGGCATGGCCGATATCGCCGAGGTTCTGTGGAACGATTTCCTTCGGCACAACCCCGCGAACCCGAAATGGCTCAACCGTGACCGCTTCGTGCAGTCGAACGGCCACGGCTCCATGCTGACCTATTCGCTGCTGCACCTTTCCGGCTATGGGCTGACGGTGCAGGACCTCAAGGATCACCGCAAGCTGCATTCCAAGACCCCGGGGCACCCGGAATACGGCATCACCGCGGGCGTCGAGACGACGACCGGCCCGCTCGGGCAGGGCTTCGCCAATGCCGTCGGCATGGCGCTTGCCGAACGGAAGCTTGCGCAGGAGTTCAACCGCGAGGGCTTTCCCGTCGTCGATCACTTCACCTATGTCTTCGTCGGTGACGGATGCCTGATGGAAGGCGTGGCGCAGGAGGCGGCTTCGCTCGCCGGCACGCTGAAGCTGAACAAGCTCATTGCCGTCTATGATGACAACAAGATTTCCATCGACGGCGAAACGCCCGGCTGGTTCGCCGACGACACGCCGGCCCGCTTCCGCGCGCTCGGCTGGAACGTCATCGCCGATGTCGACGGCCACGACTTCGACGCCATCGCCGCCGCCTTCACCGCCGCTCGCCGCTCGCCGGACAAGCCGACGATGATCTGCTGCAAGACGATCATCGGCTACGGCTCGCCGAACAAGCAGGGCAAGGAAGAGGTGCACGGCGCGCCGCTCGGCGTGGACGAGGTCACCCTGACCCGCGAGCATCTCGGCTGGCCGCACGAGGCCTTCGTCGTGCCGGATGCCATCATGCAGGCCTGGGATGCCCGCCCGCGCGGGGAAAAGGCGGAAGCCGAGTGGAACGCGCTGTTCGCGGCCTACAGGGCGCAGCATCCGGCGCTGGCCGCCGAGCTGGAGCGCCGCACCGCCGGCCGCCTGCCGGAGGGTTTCGACACGGCCGTTTCTGCCGAAGTCGAGCGCATCCTCGGTGGCGAGCCGGTCAAGCAGCCGGTGCGCAAGGCGTCCAACCGCGTGCTCGGCAATCTCCTGAAGGGCCTGCCGGAGGTGATCGGCGGCTCGGCCGACGTTTCCCTCTCGACGCTCGCCTGGACCGGCGAGGCCCGCTCGATCACGCCTGAGGATTTCTCCGGCAATTTCGTGCATTACGGCGTGCGGGAATTCGGCATGTCGGCGATGATGAACGGCATGGCGGCCCATGGCGGGCTCATTCCCTATGGCGCCTGCTACCTCGTCTTCAGCGACTACAGCCGCAACGCGGTGCGCCTTTCCGCCCTGATGGGACTCAAGGCGGTCTTCCTCTACACGCACGATTCCATCGGGGTCGGCGAGGACGGGCCGACGCACCAGCCCTGCGAGCAGCTCGTGGCGCTGCGCGCCATCCCCACCATGTCGCTGTGGCGGCCGGGCAGCGAGCTGGAAGCGCTCGTCGCCTGGGAGAGCGCGATGAAGCGCGAGGGGCCGAGCGTCATCGTCGCCGCGCGGCAGGACGGCGCCGTGTTCGCGCACAAGGCGGGCGATCTCGAAGGCATCCGCAAGGGCGGCTATATCCTCAAGGACGCCGCCGGCAAGCCGGATGTCGTGCTGGCCGCGACGGGCTCGGAACTCGGCCTCGTTCTGGAGGCCGCGAAGGTCCTGGAAGGCGAGGGCCGGGCGGTCCGCGTCGTCTCCATTCCCAACGGCAACCTCTTCGCCCGGCAGGATCGCGCCTATCAGGACAGCGTGCTTTCCTTCGGCACGCCGGCGGTCTTCGTCGAGGCGGCTTCGCCCCTCTACTGGTACCAGTTCCTCAAGGGGCCGGGCGTGGTGGTCGGGGTCGATCGCTTCGGGGAATCGGCCCCGGGCCCGGAAATCTACCGCGCCATGAACCTGACGGCCGAGCGCGTCGTCTCCGAGGCCGCCCAGCTTCTGGCCTGA
- a CDS encoding ATP-binding cassette domain-containing protein — protein sequence MSVEPILKARGLVKRYGRIVALDHADFDLMPGEVLAVIGDNGAGKSTLIKALCGAITPEAGEISLAGEPVSFRSPLDARRAGIETVFQSLALAPSMTIADNMFLGRERRTKGMFGRIFQNLDMRTMRREARAALSGLGLATIQDINQRVETLSGGQRQGIAIARAAAFSSRVIFMDEPTAALGVKESRKVLDLIADVRRKGISIVLISHNMPHVFEIADRIHIHRLGSRACVVDPKSISMSDAVAIMTGAKRLEPEPVQA from the coding sequence ATGAGCGTGGAACCCATTCTCAAGGCGCGCGGGCTGGTCAAGCGCTACGGGCGCATCGTCGCCCTCGATCATGCCGATTTCGATCTGATGCCGGGGGAAGTGCTTGCCGTCATCGGCGACAACGGGGCCGGCAAGTCGACGCTGATCAAGGCGCTGTGCGGCGCGATCACCCCGGAGGCCGGCGAGATCTCCCTTGCCGGCGAGCCGGTCTCCTTCCGCTCGCCGCTCGATGCGCGGCGGGCCGGCATCGAGACGGTGTTCCAGTCGCTGGCGCTGGCGCCCTCCATGACGATCGCCGACAACATGTTCCTCGGGCGCGAGCGCCGCACGAAGGGCATGTTCGGCCGGATCTTCCAGAACCTCGACATGCGCACCATGCGCCGCGAGGCGCGGGCGGCCCTGTCGGGGCTGGGGCTGGCGACGATCCAGGACATCAACCAGCGGGTGGAGACGCTTTCGGGCGGCCAGCGCCAGGGCATCGCCATCGCGCGGGCCGCGGCCTTCAGCAGCCGGGTGATCTTCATGGACGAGCCGACCGCAGCCCTCGGCGTGAAGGAATCGCGCAAGGTGCTCGACCTCATCGCCGACGTGCGGCGCAAGGGCATCTCGATCGTGCTGATCAGCCACAACATGCCGCATGTCTTCGAGATCGCGGACCGGATCCATATCCACCGCCTCGGCTCGCGGGCCTGTGTCGTCGATCCGAAGTCGATCTCGATGTCCGACGCCGTCGCCATCATGACGGGGGCGAAGCGGCTGGAGCCCGAGCCCGTTCAGGCCTGA
- a CDS encoding ABC transporter permease codes for MSSDNQALSTAEAAFEDQRSSVGRTLHRFLHNNFTVVPAAILILSCLLFSLIVGSRFLHPFNFSLILQQATIIGIVGTAQTLIILTAGIDLSVGAIMIMASLVMGRLAVLSGVPVELAFLAGLAAGAACGFANGVLICRFKLPPFITTLGTWSVFGAINIGYSRSETIRSQEIADAAPFLQWTGQSFSFFGATLTYGSILLLLLVAVTWYVLNRTPFGKHVYAIGDDAEAAQLAGINIRRTLTAVYVLAGIICALAGWVLIGRTGSVSSLSGATVNLDSITAVVIGGTSLFGGRGSIIGTLFGALIVCTFRNGIALAGADAVWQEASIGLLILSAVALDNWLRKVSA; via the coding sequence ATGTCGTCGGACAATCAGGCACTCTCGACGGCCGAGGCCGCATTCGAGGACCAGCGGTCGTCGGTGGGCCGCACACTGCACCGCTTTCTGCACAACAACTTCACGGTCGTCCCGGCCGCGATCCTCATCCTGAGCTGCCTTCTCTTCAGCCTCATCGTCGGATCGCGCTTCCTGCATCCGTTCAACTTCTCCCTGATCCTGCAGCAGGCGACGATCATCGGTATCGTCGGCACGGCGCAGACGCTGATCATCCTGACGGCCGGCATCGACCTTTCCGTCGGCGCGATCATGATCATGGCGTCGCTGGTCATGGGGCGGCTCGCGGTTCTGTCGGGCGTGCCCGTCGAGCTCGCCTTCCTCGCCGGCCTTGCGGCGGGCGCGGCCTGCGGCTTTGCCAACGGCGTCCTGATCTGCCGCTTCAAGCTGCCGCCCTTCATCACCACGCTCGGCACCTGGAGCGTCTTCGGGGCGATCAATATCGGCTATTCGCGCAGCGAGACCATCCGCTCGCAGGAGATCGCCGATGCCGCGCCGTTCCTCCAGTGGACGGGGCAATCCTTCTCCTTCTTCGGGGCGACGCTCACCTATGGCTCGATCCTCCTGCTGCTGCTCGTGGCGGTGACCTGGTATGTGCTGAACCGCACGCCCTTCGGCAAGCACGTCTATGCCATCGGCGACGACGCGGAGGCCGCGCAGCTTGCCGGCATCAACATCCGCCGTACGCTGACGGCGGTCTATGTGCTGGCCGGCATCATCTGCGCGCTTGCGGGCTGGGTGCTGATCGGCCGCACGGGCTCGGTCAGCTCGCTGTCCGGCGCGACCGTCAACCTCGATTCCATCACCGCGGTTGTGATCGGCGGCACCAGCCTCTTCGGCGGGCGCGGCTCGATCATCGGCACCCTGTTTGGCGCGCTCATCGTCTGCACCTTCCGCAACGGCATCGCGCTCGCCGGTGCGGATGCGGTCTGGCAGGAGGCATCCATCGGCCTGCTCATCCTCTCGGCCGTGGCGCTCGACAACTGGCTGAGAAAGGTGTCGGCATGA
- a CDS encoding substrate-binding domain-containing protein has product MLNFKKVLFGAAALTFALSASAGAEDKILIGLVTKTNGNPFYAKMKEGAEMKAKELGVELQSFAGKIDGDSDSQVAAIETLISAGAKGIMITPSDPKGIVSTLEKARKAGIFVVALDTETDPITAADATFETDNKLAGELIGKWAAATMGDKAKDAKIAFIDAVENQPTVDWQRDQGFMKGFGIDIKEPNRYGEEDDPRIVGHQWGAGAEDGGRTGMEQLLQREPEINLVYTINEPTAAGAYEALKAVKREKDVLIVSVDGGCPGVKNVAAGVIGATSQQYPLLMATMGVEAIVNYVKTGAKPTNSEGLDFYNTGVKLVTDKPVPGIDSITSEEALKLCWG; this is encoded by the coding sequence GTGCTGAATTTCAAGAAGGTCCTGTTCGGGGCGGCTGCCCTGACATTCGCTCTCTCGGCGTCGGCCGGCGCTGAAGACAAGATTCTCATCGGTCTCGTCACCAAGACGAACGGCAATCCCTTCTATGCCAAGATGAAGGAAGGCGCCGAGATGAAGGCGAAGGAGCTCGGCGTCGAGCTGCAAAGCTTCGCCGGCAAGATCGACGGCGACAGCGATTCCCAGGTCGCCGCCATCGAGACGCTGATTTCGGCGGGCGCCAAGGGCATCATGATCACGCCGAGCGATCCGAAGGGCATCGTCTCGACGCTCGAGAAGGCGCGCAAGGCCGGCATCTTCGTTGTCGCGCTCGATACCGAGACCGACCCGATCACGGCGGCCGACGCGACCTTCGAGACGGACAACAAGCTGGCCGGCGAGCTGATCGGCAAGTGGGCCGCGGCCACGATGGGCGACAAGGCGAAGGACGCCAAGATCGCCTTCATCGACGCGGTCGAGAACCAGCCGACCGTCGACTGGCAGCGCGACCAGGGCTTCATGAAGGGCTTCGGCATCGACATCAAGGAACCGAACCGCTACGGCGAGGAAGACGATCCGCGCATCGTCGGCCACCAGTGGGGCGCGGGCGCCGAGGACGGCGGCCGCACCGGCATGGAGCAGCTTCTTCAGCGCGAGCCGGAAATCAACCTCGTCTACACGATCAACGAGCCGACGGCGGCCGGCGCCTATGAAGCGCTGAAGGCGGTCAAGCGCGAGAAGGACGTGTTGATCGTCTCCGTCGATGGCGGTTGCCCGGGTGTGAAGAATGTCGCGGCCGGCGTCATCGGCGCCACCTCGCAGCAATATCCGCTGCTGATGGCAACGATGGGCGTCGAGGCGATCGTCAACTACGTCAAGACCGGCGCCAAGCCCACCAACAGCGAGGGCCTCGACTTCTACAATACCGGCGTCAAGCTCGTGACGGACAAGCCCGTTCCCGGCATCGATTCCATTACGTCGGAAGAAGCCCTCAAGCTCTGCTGGGGCTGA